A DNA window from Ranitomeya imitator isolate aRanImi1 chromosome 2, aRanImi1.pri, whole genome shotgun sequence contains the following coding sequences:
- the LOC138664078 gene encoding oocyte zinc finger protein XlCOF22-like — MVERILHLTLEILFRLTGEDYTVVKKTSSERCKGPVSEGWGRPLSSITGSPPHPLIHEDINYQKILELIYKMIELLTGEVPIRCQDVTIFLSMEEWEYLERHKDLYKDVMMEDPQPLTSPVLSSKKTTPERCPRPLLPQDCKQEIPNVPQDHQGKDLTHITTTETYVKGDEQCKEEIPTDNLTDVCASSSEGHLIFSDFTADAIIPDRPPVLQRRNLSTDPFQQIHPSASSKTDMQNKSQGSAAEHEIAHIGEKTFSCSESRKCFAEKSHQRSYSSENPFSCSECGKQYSEKYRLVTHQRIHTGEKPFSCSECGKCFNQKKNLATHQRIHTGNKPFLCAECGKCFNWKTNLVIHQRTHTGEKPYSCSECGKCYTEKSKLNAHMRIHTGEKPFSCLECGKCFNWKTDLIRHQRNHTGDKPFSCLECGKCFTCKTDLIRHQRTHTGDKLFSCSDCGKHYSTESRLVKHQSIHIGEKPFLCPECGKSCITKSKLVTHLRTHTGEKPFSCLECGKCFTEKTNLVTHQRIHTGEKPFSCLECGKSFNQKSNLVTHQKIHTGEKPFSCSECGKCFINKPYLVSHLKIHTGEKPFACLECGKCFNQKSNFNIHQKIHTGK, encoded by the exons atggtggagaggatattacacctcaccctagagatcctcttccggcttactggagag gattacacagtagtgaagaagacctctagtgagcgctgtaagggccctgtgtctgagggatggggaagacccctgagctcaATCACTGggtctccacctcaccccctgatacatgaggacatcaattaccagaagatcctagaactcatctacaagatgattgagctgctgactggagag gttcctataagatgtcaggatgtTACCATCTTTCTCTCCATGgaagagtgggagtatttagaaagacacaaagatctgtacaaggacgtcatgatggaggatccccagcccctcacatcaccag ttttaTCCAGTAAgaagacaacaccagagagatgtccccgtcctcttcttccacaggattgTAAGCAAGAaattcccaatgttcctcaggatcatcag ggtaaagatctgacccatattactactacagagacatatgtgaaggGTGATGAGCAGTGCAAGGAGGAGATTCCCACAGATAACCTCACAG atgtctGTGCCAGCAGCTCAGAAGGACATCTGATATTTTCAGATTTTACAGCAGATGCCATTATACCAGATAGACCTCCAGTCCTTCAAAGAAGAAATCTTTCAACTGATCCTTTTCAACAGATCCATCCTTCTGCTTCATCAAAGACCGATATGCAAAACAAGAGTCAAGGAAGTGCTGCTGAACATGAAATAGCTCACATTGGGGAGAAaaccttttcatgttcagaatctAGGAAATGTTTTGCAGAGAAATCACATCAGAGAAGCTACTCATCAGAGaatccattttcatgttcagaatgtgggaaacagtATAGCGAGAAATATCGACTTgtaacacatcagagaattcacacaggggagaagccattttcatgttcagaatgtggaaaatgttttaatcagaaaaaaaatcttgctacacatcagagaattcacacagggaatAAGCCTTTTTTATgtgcggaatgtgggaaatgttttaactggaaaacaaatcttgttatacatcagagaactcacacaggggagaaaccatattcttgttctgagtgtgggaaatgttatactgAGAAATCCAAACTTAATGCACatatgagaattcacacaggagagaagccattttcatgtttggaatgtgggaaatgttttaactggaaaacAGATCTTATTAGACATCAAAGAAATCACACAGGggataagccattttcatgtttagaatgtgggaaatgttttacctgcaAAACAGATCTTATTAGACATcaaagaactcatacaggggataaGCTATTTTCATGTTCGGACTGTGGGAAACATTATAGCACGGAATCCagacttgttaaacatcagagcattcacataggggagaagccatttttatgtccagaatgtgggaaaagttgtaTCACGAAGTCCAAACTTGTTACACatctgagaactcacacaggggagaagccattttcatgtttggaatgcggaaaatgttttacagaaaaaacaaatcttgttacacatcaaagaattcacacaggggagaagccattttcatgtttagaatgtgggaaatcttttaatcagaaatcaaatcttgttacacatcagaaaattcacacaggggagaagccattttcatgttcagaatgtgggaaatgttttataaatAAACCATATCTTGTTTCACAtctgaaaattcacacaggagagaaaccatttgcatgtttagaatgtggaaaatgttttaatcagaaatcaaatTTTAAtatacatcagaaaattcacacagggaagtag